One window of the Agrobacterium larrymoorei genome contains the following:
- a CDS encoding GntR family transcriptional regulator: MNDALPGNAIRVERPTKTLRELALDKVRDAIVNGYFRPGDRLVERDLCAQLGVSRTIVREVLRHLESEGLVANLPNKGPIVALLDLDEAKQIYEIRGALEGMAARLCAERRDPAIVAALEASLDQIRKSYAKKDMAGVLAHTSSFYQTLFSKVDRHVAWGVVNLLTVRINHLRSMTIKTKSRDTEGPAQMEKIVEAIRQGDGDVAYQAALDHVASACAIAEAVLTAQKNAEA; encoded by the coding sequence ATGAACGATGCTTTGCCGGGAAATGCCATTCGCGTTGAACGTCCGACGAAAACCTTGAGAGAGCTTGCGCTCGACAAGGTCCGGGATGCGATCGTAAATGGCTACTTTCGTCCAGGGGATCGTCTGGTAGAGCGCGATCTTTGCGCGCAGCTTGGGGTTTCACGTACCATCGTTCGCGAGGTTCTGCGTCATCTGGAATCCGAAGGGCTGGTGGCCAACCTGCCAAATAAAGGCCCGATCGTCGCATTGCTTGATCTGGACGAGGCGAAGCAGATTTACGAGATCCGCGGTGCGTTGGAGGGAATGGCTGCCCGGCTCTGCGCCGAACGACGCGATCCTGCTATCGTTGCGGCGCTGGAAGCATCGCTCGATCAAATTCGCAAGAGTTACGCGAAAAAGGACATGGCAGGCGTTCTTGCGCATACCTCGTCTTTCTATCAGACGCTGTTCAGCAAGGTCGATCGGCACGTGGCCTGGGGTGTGGTCAATCTTCTCACCGTCAGGATCAATCATCTTCGCTCCATGACGATCAAGACCAAGAGCCGCGACACCGAAGGCCCGGCACAGATGGAGAAGATCGTAGAGGCTATTCGCCAGGGAGACGGCGACGTCGCTTACCAGGCGGCGCTCGATCATGTGGCCAGCGCCTGTGCGATAGCCGAGGCCGTTTTGACGGCACAGAAAAACGCCGAAGCTTAG